The Nitrospira sp. KM1 genome includes a window with the following:
- a CDS encoding GNAT family N-acetyltransferase: MKLVSGIFNESFGFRPDGKPYRMGPKSVTDRLLETEYLLVAGDEHSGIGYLFGKEIPSSQGRIAWIESMAVLPLYRRNGVATALVRYFYRLTKMAPRFGFATPNPIAALIATREIPGKMYLGSCYPPYTLKLLLKEIRQNCFDLRGCHIDEDHFRIRTGFSPLSRSDQREWSPREDFPEPAWWGEIQHLPNEFEALLVIER, from the coding sequence GTGAAGCTTGTTTCAGGGATTTTCAATGAGAGCTTCGGCTTTCGACCGGATGGCAAACCCTATAGAATGGGCCCGAAATCGGTCACAGATCGTTTGCTGGAAACGGAATATCTTCTTGTAGCAGGAGATGAACATTCCGGAATTGGCTACCTCTTTGGCAAAGAGATTCCTTCCTCCCAGGGAAGGATTGCTTGGATCGAATCAATGGCGGTTCTTCCCTTGTATCGTCGAAATGGGGTAGCAACAGCGCTTGTAAGATACTTCTATAGATTGACAAAAATGGCTCCCCGATTTGGGTTCGCCACACCAAATCCTATTGCGGCTCTGATTGCGACCAGGGAAATTCCGGGCAAGATGTATCTCGGATCGTGCTACCCCCCTTATACCCTCAAGCTCCTCTTGAAGGAGATCCGGCAAAACTGTTTTGACCTACGGGGATGTCATATCGATGAAGACCACTTCAGAATTAGAACAGGCTTTAGCCCTCTATCCCGCTCGGACCAACGGGAATGGAGTCCGAGAGAAGATTTCCCAGAACCAGCTTGGTGGGGAGAAATTCAGCACCTGCCTAATGAATTTGAAGCCCTTCTTGTGATCGAGAGGTAA
- a CDS encoding chromosome partitioning protein ParB, producing the protein MARVASKNPSSRKPKKRRKPAGASVGLTAGELQSAVPPDGVPQLRGFIEADGGAVLAAYREPYGGRWLILASLPIDLVEPTPYQRNLSDTHVRRLEGVIGKIGRFLDPIIAVRLPKAGQTAKYWTPNGNHRLSAMRTLGSSSIVALIVPEPSAAYQILALNTEKAHNLREKAIEVVRMYKELAQLGEATEAAYALEFEEPTLITLGLCYEERPRFSGGAYHPLLKRVETFLEQPMRTAIEVRRKRALTLLNLDDLVIKQVEALKSKGLTSPYLKSFVVARVNPIRFRPKDAPALSFDDVMERMISAVGKFNPDKIKMDDLAKSGGAPDEAE; encoded by the coding sequence ATGGCTAGAGTTGCCTCAAAAAATCCCTCGAGCCGTAAACCGAAAAAACGGCGAAAACCCGCGGGGGCTTCGGTGGGGCTGACTGCCGGAGAGCTGCAATCGGCGGTTCCGCCTGATGGGGTGCCCCAGTTGCGCGGATTCATCGAGGCGGACGGGGGAGCCGTCCTGGCTGCATACCGTGAGCCTTACGGCGGCCGCTGGCTGATCTTGGCATCCTTGCCTATCGACTTGGTTGAGCCGACCCCTTATCAACGGAATCTGTCAGATACCCATGTCCGAAGGTTGGAAGGAGTAATCGGAAAGATCGGCAGGTTCCTGGACCCGATCATTGCGGTGCGACTCCCGAAAGCGGGCCAAACGGCAAAGTACTGGACTCCGAACGGGAATCACCGGCTGTCGGCCATGCGAACACTGGGGTCTTCGAGTATCGTGGCGCTCATCGTGCCGGAACCCTCCGCCGCCTATCAGATTCTCGCGTTGAACACGGAAAAGGCCCACAATCTCCGCGAAAAGGCGATCGAGGTGGTCCGCATGTATAAGGAACTTGCGCAGCTTGGCGAGGCCACCGAGGCGGCCTACGCGCTGGAATTTGAGGAGCCCACCCTCATTACCCTTGGTCTGTGTTACGAAGAACGTCCCCGATTCAGCGGCGGGGCCTACCATCCCTTGCTCAAACGAGTGGAAACGTTCCTTGAGCAGCCTATGCGGACCGCCATTGAAGTAAGGAGAAAACGTGCGCTCACCCTACTCAACCTCGATGATCTTGTGATCAAACAGGTCGAGGCGCTCAAATCCAAGGGGCTAACGAGTCCCTATTTGAAAAGTTTTGTTGTGGCTCGGGTGAATCCGATCCGTTTTCGCCCCAAAGATGCCCCCGCCCTCTCTTTTGATGATGTCATGGAACGTATGATCAGTGCAGTTGGGAAGTTTAATCCCGACAAGATCAAGATGGACGACCTCGCCAAATCGGGAGGTGCGCCGGACGAGGCAGAGTAA
- a CDS encoding polyphosphate kinase 2 family protein: MKRHRIDSGSSWSLADHDPDNTGDFGTDEDGKAAAKAKTEKLVSQMDRLQVRLFSNRTRALLIVLQGMDTSGKDSTIRHVMSGVNPQGCRVAAFKAPTTDERAHDFLWRIHREVPAKGYIGIFNRSHYEDVLITRVNGWISSKTARRRFDQINEFEELLTDNGTTILKFFLYISKEEQKKRLEDRIRDPEKRWKWDSGDLEQRKRWPDYMKAFEEAISATSTRLAPWYVVPANRKWYRNLVVADRTVDALEKMNLTMAPGPQGVDFKKLKVV; the protein is encoded by the coding sequence GTGAAACGGCACCGAATCGACTCCGGCAGTTCATGGTCTCTTGCCGACCATGACCCCGACAATACGGGAGATTTTGGAACTGATGAAGACGGCAAAGCCGCCGCAAAAGCCAAGACGGAAAAGCTGGTCTCCCAAATGGATCGCCTTCAAGTGCGGCTGTTTTCCAACCGGACCCGTGCCTTGTTGATCGTGTTACAGGGAATGGACACGAGCGGCAAGGACAGCACGATCCGCCACGTCATGTCCGGCGTGAATCCGCAGGGATGCCGTGTCGCGGCCTTCAAGGCTCCGACGACCGATGAGCGTGCACACGATTTCCTCTGGCGCATTCATCGAGAGGTTCCCGCGAAAGGGTACATCGGAATTTTCAATCGTTCACACTACGAAGACGTGCTGATCACCCGTGTCAACGGATGGATTTCCTCCAAAACCGCGCGGCGCCGTTTCGACCAGATCAACGAATTCGAAGAACTGCTCACGGATAACGGAACCACGATCCTCAAGTTCTTTCTCTACATCTCCAAGGAAGAACAGAAAAAGCGGTTGGAGGATCGCATTCGCGATCCGGAAAAGCGCTGGAAGTGGGATTCCGGGGATCTTGAACAGCGGAAGCGCTGGCCCGACTATATGAAGGCGTTTGAAGAGGCCATCTCGGCCACGAGCACCAGGCTCGCCCCTTGGTATGTGGTGCCGGCAAATCGAAAGTGGTATCGCAACCTTGTGGTGGCGGATCGCACGGTAGATGCGTTGGAGAAGATGAACTTGACGATGGCTCCCGGCCCGCAGGGAGTGGATTTCAAGAAACTGAAGGTGGTGTAA
- a CDS encoding DUF4412 domain-containing protein → MSAGVWLTAIWICVLVFPGIPTGGQAGGFEGVITVNETSEGAVTTQRFYFKGEKLRLDDGENGFTVWDARHQGGFYADPEDKSYTVMSSSERNLPDVKSAFEQLTVTKTGKSEKIGGHACEVYLATDTSDGSTSEFCLAKGLSNAALYAMIGGGPGGAGFPAWVHELTKDGGFPLRTVDRDKHGKEESRSEATQIESKRLDESVFAPPVGFKRIEAR, encoded by the coding sequence ATGAGCGCGGGAGTATGGTTGACGGCTATCTGGATTTGTGTTCTCGTCTTTCCGGGAATTCCGACGGGCGGACAGGCCGGCGGATTTGAAGGTGTCATTACGGTCAATGAAACCTCGGAGGGCGCCGTCACGACTCAACGGTTTTATTTCAAAGGCGAGAAGCTGCGGCTCGATGATGGCGAGAATGGGTTTACAGTGTGGGATGCCCGACATCAGGGAGGATTCTACGCCGATCCTGAAGACAAGTCGTATACCGTCATGTCATCGAGCGAGCGGAACCTTCCGGACGTGAAGAGCGCATTCGAGCAGCTCACCGTCACCAAAACGGGGAAAAGCGAGAAGATCGGTGGCCACGCCTGTGAGGTCTATCTCGCAACGGACACATCGGATGGCAGTACGAGCGAATTTTGCCTTGCCAAAGGACTGAGCAATGCCGCCTTGTATGCCATGATTGGCGGCGGACCGGGGGGAGCTGGATTCCCAGCCTGGGTTCACGAATTAACGAAAGACGGTGGTTTTCCTTTGCGCACGGTGGATCGCGACAAACATGGTAAAGAGGAATCCCGCTCCGAAGCCACTCAGATCGAATCCAAACGTCTTGACGAGAGCGTATTTGCCCCGCCAGTGGGTTTCAAACGAATCGAAGCGCGCTAA
- a CDS encoding 4a-hydroxytetrahydrobiopterin dehydratase: MALADQTCIPCRGGIPPLPQERIQALLKEVDRGWALNAKGHLERAYTFKDFAQALAFANAVGSIAEAEGHHPDLYLAWGTCKVEIWTHKINGITESDFYLAAKADRAFEPFQAKGG, from the coding sequence ATGGCTCTAGCTGATCAGACATGTATTCCCTGTCGAGGCGGAATACCGCCTCTCCCTCAAGAACGGATCCAAGCACTACTTAAGGAGGTAGACAGAGGGTGGGCGCTCAACGCCAAGGGGCACCTCGAACGGGCCTACACCTTCAAGGATTTTGCCCAGGCACTTGCCTTTGCCAACGCCGTCGGTTCTATCGCCGAGGCCGAGGGGCATCACCCGGATCTGTACCTCGCCTGGGGCACCTGCAAAGTAGAAATCTGGACTCATAAGATCAACGGGATCACGGAAAGCGACTTTTATCTGGCCGCGAAAGCCGACCGGGCCTTCGAGCCGTTTCAGGCGAAGGGCGGCTGA
- a CDS encoding MBL fold metallo-hydrolase, which produces MANANKRLDSNVQGNFYVDATCIDCDTCRQLAPDSFEEVGDYSAVTRQPQGEEQTHRAYQALLACPVGSIGTEQSEKGLLHRAMDSFPLPIEAGVSYCGFNSEKSFGANSFFVEHPDGNWLIDSPRYLKHLVESFEQRGGIANVFLTHRDDVADAERYARHFGARRIIHRADSSAVPDAEWVIDAADPVMLATGFELIPVPGHTPGSCALLYDERFLFTGDHLWWEPSSRRLGAPHNLVWNRHELYESIEKLLDHRFEWVLAGHGDRVRLIPEDMKAKLRELLQSRRPGPRA; this is translated from the coding sequence ATGGCGAACGCGAATAAGAGGTTGGATTCCAACGTGCAGGGCAATTTCTATGTGGATGCGACCTGCATTGATTGTGACACCTGCCGGCAACTGGCACCCGATAGTTTCGAAGAGGTGGGCGACTATTCCGCCGTCACGCGCCAGCCGCAGGGTGAAGAGCAGACTCACCGGGCATATCAGGCGCTACTGGCCTGCCCTGTTGGTTCCATCGGGACCGAACAAAGCGAGAAAGGACTGTTGCATAGGGCCATGGACAGCTTTCCCCTGCCGATCGAGGCGGGGGTTTCCTACTGCGGGTTCAATTCGGAAAAGTCTTTCGGCGCGAACAGTTTTTTCGTAGAACATCCCGACGGCAACTGGTTGATCGACTCCCCGCGCTACCTCAAGCATTTGGTCGAATCCTTCGAACAACGAGGCGGGATTGCCAACGTCTTTCTGACGCATCGAGACGATGTCGCGGATGCCGAGAGATATGCCAGACATTTCGGTGCGCGGCGCATCATCCATCGTGCGGATTCGTCGGCTGTCCCGGATGCCGAATGGGTCATCGATGCCGCCGATCCGGTCATGCTGGCGACGGGATTCGAGCTGATACCGGTCCCCGGACATACGCCGGGCAGTTGCGCGCTGCTGTATGACGAGCGGTTTTTGTTCACCGGCGATCACCTCTGGTGGGAGCCTTCTTCTCGGCGCCTCGGAGCGCCACACAATCTGGTCTGGAATCGCCACGAACTGTATGAATCTATCGAGAAGCTCTTGGACCATCGATTCGAATGGGTGTTGGCCGGGCATGGCGACCGGGTTCGGCTGATTCCAGAAGACATGAAGGCAAAACTTCGGGAACTCCTCCAAAGTCGGAGGCCCGGTCCAAGAGCATGA
- a CDS encoding GNAT family N-acetyltransferase has translation MSSVFSHSFGENPKTGRPYRLGPKTTRERLSSTNYLFVGQSLEEMIAYLYARVINSAYGAVGWIDSLAVLPSHRRKGIATQLAGEFVAKVATCRWVGCATPNPIAALVITRSVQGTTYIGECRPPQEVTSMVEEIRPKCPDLRGTDFNPARLLVKTRFTPVMSEDSTEWKPPQPGEPPPWWASLENLPDDYEALLIIDRRS, from the coding sequence GTGTCGTCGGTATTTAGTCACAGCTTCGGGGAGAATCCAAAAACAGGGAGACCGTATCGGCTCGGTCCAAAGACGACACGTGAGCGCCTGTCTAGCACCAACTATCTGTTCGTGGGTCAGAGCTTGGAAGAGATGATCGCTTACCTTTATGCACGAGTCATAAACTCGGCATATGGGGCAGTCGGATGGATAGATTCTTTAGCGGTGCTTCCGTCTCACCGGAGAAAAGGAATTGCCACACAACTTGCTGGCGAATTCGTCGCTAAAGTAGCGACATGCCGATGGGTAGGTTGTGCCACACCAAACCCAATTGCTGCGCTCGTCATCACCAGGTCAGTTCAAGGAACAACGTATATTGGAGAATGTCGTCCCCCACAAGAGGTTACATCAATGGTCGAAGAAATTCGCCCGAAATGCCCAGACCTGCGAGGAACAGACTTCAATCCCGCTCGCCTGTTGGTGAAAACCCGATTCACTCCAGTTATGAGCGAAGACTCAACAGAATGGAAGCCTCCACAACCTGGAGAGCCTCCGCCGTGGTGGGCATCATTAGAAAATCTTCCGGATGATTATGAAGCATTGCTCATCATTGATCGTAGAAGCTAG
- a CDS encoding SUMF1/EgtB/PvdO family nonheme iron enzyme: MQMKALGLIVILAVGSGGAASAQPNEPVLPKSESPQNGTPSGSIATPPSSPIPVPVQPKPRVPEVEGKPPAKPMTPSESPAKEVPAVKSDAPPVQPKPRTDNDTKGPAKSPPPGNGSVAAKAASPPLPPSEITGKDGAPMVLVPAGEFTMGSDKGDDDEQPVHRVFLDSFYIDKFEVTNGRFAKFVEAIQSEPPWGFADKETPVTHPDQPVRWVNWMDAMGYCLWVGKRLPTEAEWEKAARGTDGRVYPWGNDVPTPAHAVFGLKEGADTVSSIGNHDKGKSPYGVHDMAGNLYEWTIDWYDEQFYTKNPAINPRGPVEGTAKVQRGGSYTNSGYRLRSSFRTKGDPTEHDPNVGFRCAQDSPTSP, translated from the coding sequence ATGCAGATGAAAGCATTAGGGCTGATTGTGATCCTAGCCGTTGGGTCAGGGGGAGCTGCGTCGGCTCAGCCGAACGAACCGGTTTTGCCGAAATCGGAATCCCCCCAGAACGGCACCCCGTCGGGTTCGATCGCTACTCCACCCTCTTCGCCGATACCAGTACCGGTTCAGCCGAAACCCCGCGTTCCGGAAGTGGAGGGTAAGCCTCCGGCCAAGCCGATGACACCCTCGGAATCGCCCGCAAAGGAAGTCCCCGCAGTCAAGTCGGATGCCCCCCCCGTGCAGCCCAAGCCCCGCACAGACAACGATACAAAAGGGCCAGCAAAGTCTCCTCCTCCCGGAAACGGATCCGTTGCGGCCAAAGCAGCCAGTCCGCCTCTACCCCCCTCTGAAATCACGGGGAAGGACGGGGCTCCCATGGTTCTGGTACCTGCGGGAGAATTTACCATGGGCAGCGACAAGGGTGATGACGACGAGCAGCCGGTGCATCGCGTCTTTCTAGACAGTTTCTATATAGACAAATTCGAAGTCACCAACGGACGTTTTGCGAAATTTGTCGAAGCGATTCAGAGCGAACCCCCATGGGGCTTCGCCGATAAAGAGACGCCGGTGACGCATCCTGATCAACCGGTTCGATGGGTCAACTGGATGGACGCGATGGGTTACTGTCTATGGGTCGGCAAACGCTTACCTACGGAAGCGGAATGGGAGAAGGCGGCCCGTGGGACCGATGGCCGGGTGTATCCCTGGGGGAATGACGTCCCAACACCCGCACACGCCGTATTTGGACTGAAGGAAGGCGCCGATACAGTGTCCTCGATCGGGAATCACGATAAAGGGAAAAGCCCTTATGGTGTCCATGACATGGCGGGAAACCTCTATGAATGGACGATCGATTGGTACGATGAGCAATTCTACACCAAGAATCCAGCCATTAACCCTCGTGGACCGGTGGAGGGCACTGCAAAAGTACAACGTGGCGGATCTTACACGAATAGTGGATATCGTCTCCGGTCTTCGTTCCGAACGAAGGGGGATCCTACCGAGCACGATCCAAACGTTGGCTTTCGCTGCGCGCAAGACAGCCCGACTTCACCGTGA
- a CDS encoding nitroreductase family protein, with translation MEKPADTHHPIHDLLRRRWSPRAFADRPLEPDKLKSLFEAARWAPSSNNEQPWRFIVTDRKENRDDFDRLFACLSEGNKKWVHLAPVLMLSVASLNFEDDGKPNRHAMHDTGLAVENLVLQATALGLQAHQMAGFDVERARTDCGIPPGFEPVAMIAVGYPGDPAVLPEYLQERERKPRERRPIGESVVSGQWGRRFD, from the coding sequence ATGGAAAAACCGGCAGACACGCACCACCCCATCCATGATTTGCTGCGGCGACGTTGGAGCCCGCGCGCCTTTGCGGACCGACCGCTGGAACCAGACAAGCTCAAGAGCCTGTTCGAAGCCGCACGCTGGGCCCCTTCCTCAAACAACGAGCAGCCATGGCGGTTTATTGTGACCGATCGCAAAGAGAATCGGGACGATTTCGACCGGCTGTTCGCCTGTCTCAGCGAAGGAAACAAAAAATGGGTTCATCTGGCCCCTGTGCTGATGCTTTCCGTAGCCAGTTTGAATTTCGAGGACGATGGCAAGCCGAATCGGCATGCGATGCACGACACCGGTCTGGCGGTTGAAAATCTCGTGTTGCAGGCAACGGCGCTTGGGCTTCAAGCTCATCAGATGGCCGGCTTCGATGTCGAACGGGCGCGAACAGATTGCGGGATCCCTCCTGGGTTCGAACCGGTCGCGATGATCGCGGTGGGTTACCCCGGTGATCCGGCTGTGCTGCCCGAGTATTTGCAGGAGCGGGAACGCAAGCCTCGCGAGCGAAGACCGATCGGAGAGTCCGTGGTCTCCGGCCAATGGGGCCGGCGTTTCGATTGA
- a CDS encoding NmrA/HSCARG family protein, with protein MHQTKIVAIVGATGAQGGGLVRAIVNSLDKEFKARALTRNEDSDKAQALKTLGVDVVAADLDDMRSLTRAFTDTYAAFCLTNYWEHFSPEKEITQARHMAEAARQAGVQHVIWSTLEDTRRWMPLSDERMPTLMGKYKVPHFDAKGEADREFQALNVPTTFLLTSFYWDNMIYFGMAPKKGPDGTLLFTLPMGDKKLPGIAAEDIGGCVLGVLQKGREMIGKTVGIAGEHLTGTEMAATMSKVFGQPVRYNEVSPETYRGFGFPGADDVGNMFQFKRDFNADFRKPRDPAIARALNPALQDFETWLQKNKQRIPLE; from the coding sequence ATGCATCAGACAAAGATCGTCGCGATAGTCGGAGCGACCGGAGCTCAGGGCGGCGGGCTAGTCCGCGCCATCGTCAATAGTCTGGATAAGGAATTTAAGGCCCGTGCGTTGACGAGGAATGAGGATTCCGACAAGGCACAAGCGTTGAAGACCCTCGGCGTCGACGTCGTGGCGGCTGATTTGGATGACATGCGGAGCCTCACACGCGCATTCACGGATACGTATGCGGCTTTTTGCCTCACGAACTACTGGGAACACTTTTCTCCTGAAAAGGAAATAACTCAGGCGCGACATATGGCTGAGGCTGCCCGGCAGGCTGGAGTCCAGCACGTGATCTGGTCCACGTTGGAGGACACGCGCCGATGGATGCCGTTGTCGGATGAGCGCATGCCGACGCTCATGGGAAAATACAAGGTTCCTCATTTTGACGCCAAGGGGGAAGCGGATCGAGAATTCCAAGCGCTGAATGTGCCCACCACATTTCTGCTCACGTCATTTTATTGGGACAATATGATTTATTTCGGGATGGCTCCCAAGAAAGGACCGGACGGTACGCTGTTGTTTACGCTGCCGATGGGTGATAAGAAGCTCCCCGGGATCGCTGCCGAAGATATCGGAGGATGCGTGCTTGGCGTGCTGCAAAAGGGGCGTGAGATGATCGGGAAGACGGTGGGAATCGCCGGCGAGCATTTGACCGGTACGGAAATGGCCGCCACGATGAGCAAGGTATTTGGCCAGCCTGTTCGCTATAACGAAGTCTCTCCCGAGACGTATCGCGGATTCGGATTCCCCGGCGCCGACGATGTGGGGAATATGTTTCAGTTCAAAAGGGACTTCAATGCCGACTTCCGAAAACCAAGAGATCCTGCCATCGCCCGGGCGTTGAATCCTGCTCTGCAAGACTTTGAAACATGGCTTCAGAAGAACAAACAACGCATCCCTCTTGAATGA
- a CDS encoding DNA-3-methyladenine glycosylase 2 family protein produces MGRLIGEVGPCTLMPKSRRSPFESLVRAIAYQQLHAKAAESILRRFIALFPTRRFPHPADLLAVKTRSVRLSGFSRPKIKALRDLAAKTLDGTVPTSRIIKALEDEVIVERLTGVHGIGRWTVEMLLIFQLGRPDVLPADDFGIRNGFRIVFNRRTMPTPKDVLRYGVRWKPYRTVASWYLWRAAERGSLRIVQSR; encoded by the coding sequence ATGGGGCGATTGATCGGTGAGGTCGGCCCGTGCACGCTCATGCCCAAGTCCAGGCGGTCGCCCTTCGAATCTCTGGTCCGGGCGATCGCGTATCAACAATTACATGCCAAGGCAGCGGAAAGTATTCTCCGACGGTTCATCGCGCTTTTCCCAACCCGCCGGTTTCCACACCCTGCCGACCTGCTGGCCGTGAAGACCCGATCGGTCAGGCTGTCGGGATTTTCTCGGCCAAAGATAAAGGCGCTGCGGGACTTGGCCGCCAAGACCTTGGACGGGACTGTTCCGACCAGTCGGATCATCAAGGCGTTGGAAGATGAGGTGATCGTCGAACGGTTGACCGGTGTGCATGGGATCGGGCGATGGACGGTTGAAATGCTCTTGATCTTTCAACTCGGCCGTCCTGATGTTCTTCCGGCCGACGATTTCGGCATCCGCAACGGATTTCGGATCGTGTTCAACCGACGCACCATGCCGACACCAAAGGACGTATTGCGGTATGGTGTACGATGGAAGCCGTATCGTACCGTCGCCTCATGGTATCTGTGGCGGGCAGCGGAACGTGGAAGCCTTAGGATCGTGCAGTCACGTTGA
- a CDS encoding DUF4412 domain-containing protein, which translates to MRQAYRWVLGCTIVLAWSAGVSAGDFEGILHMKTARPTAAAESSTTTYYIKGDMARFQSERHDGEGRVVIVDGQKHSMIMLTPEKKVAVEISLEKLGSAAEHMKDTLDNLVVERTGKTETIAGYTCSIWRISDKESKRLEHEVCVAKGFGKSSSFFLDPKRLQQSSQPAWVKQLVNEGGFALRSRMFDHDGKEISRMEVTAIEKKSLDPSLFTVPSDYTRQDMSEMANRMKAMQEQMRQAREQNERGAREGGADAQKDMREMMKQFGEMMKKKQPQSSQ; encoded by the coding sequence ATGCGGCAAGCCTATCGATGGGTGTTAGGTTGTACGATCGTGTTGGCATGGTCTGCGGGGGTGTCCGCCGGCGACTTCGAAGGCATTCTGCACATGAAGACCGCGAGGCCGACCGCCGCCGCTGAAAGCAGCACGACCACCTATTACATCAAGGGCGATATGGCTCGGTTCCAGTCGGAGCGTCATGATGGAGAAGGTCGAGTGGTGATTGTGGACGGTCAGAAGCATTCGATGATCATGCTGACTCCGGAGAAAAAGGTTGCGGTAGAGATCAGCCTTGAAAAACTGGGATCTGCGGCCGAGCACATGAAGGACACCCTCGACAATCTGGTTGTCGAGCGCACAGGCAAGACCGAGACGATTGCGGGCTATACTTGCAGTATCTGGCGAATCAGCGACAAAGAATCGAAGAGACTGGAGCACGAAGTCTGTGTAGCCAAGGGGTTCGGAAAGTCCTCTTCGTTTTTTCTTGACCCCAAGCGACTGCAGCAGTCATCCCAGCCTGCGTGGGTCAAACAATTAGTGAATGAAGGAGGATTCGCCCTTCGGTCACGGATGTTCGACCATGATGGAAAGGAAATATCGCGCATGGAGGTGACGGCCATTGAGAAGAAATCCCTCGACCCCAGTCTCTTTACGGTTCCGAGTGATTATACGCGTCAGGACATGAGCGAAATGGCCAATAGGATGAAGGCGATGCAGGAGCAGATGCGTCAGGCTCGAGAGCAGAACGAACGAGGCGCCCGCGAAGGGGGAGCGGACGCACAAAAGGACATGCGGGAGATGATGAAGCAATTCGGAGAGATGATGAAAAAGAAGCAGCCACAAAGCAGTCAGTAA
- a CDS encoding glucose 1-dehydrogenase, with product MPSLSGKVAIVTGASSGIGRAIAERFAEDGAIVVINYSRHAEQAQQVVTGIQAKGGKAVAVQADMSMVTEARRLVRDTAAQFGRLDILVNNAGKFTPKSLEETTEADFDQVVALHAKGPYFAIQEAASVLREGGRIVNISTALTHFAFPGATAYLGSKSALEQYAKGMAIELAPRGITVNTILPGFTDTGALTDEVRERGIRMSPFKRVGQPKDIADVVAFVVSEEARWLTGQNLHAGGGITR from the coding sequence ATGCCATCATTGAGCGGCAAAGTGGCCATTGTCACGGGCGCCTCGAGCGGCATCGGGCGCGCCATTGCGGAACGATTCGCCGAGGACGGAGCCATTGTCGTGATCAACTACTCACGGCATGCAGAACAGGCCCAGCAAGTGGTCACCGGCATACAGGCCAAAGGCGGGAAGGCTGTGGCCGTGCAAGCCGACATGAGTATGGTCACGGAAGCGAGGCGCCTTGTGCGGGATACGGCGGCTCAATTCGGCCGCCTCGATATTCTTGTCAACAATGCTGGAAAGTTCACTCCAAAATCGTTGGAGGAGACCACGGAGGCCGACTTCGATCAGGTCGTAGCGCTTCATGCCAAAGGTCCATACTTTGCCATCCAGGAAGCGGCGAGCGTCCTACGGGAGGGAGGGCGCATCGTAAATATTTCCACGGCATTGACCCATTTTGCCTTTCCGGGTGCGACGGCGTACCTTGGAAGTAAAAGTGCTCTCGAGCAGTACGCCAAGGGGATGGCGATTGAACTGGCGCCCCGCGGAATCACGGTCAACACGATCTTGCCCGGATTCACCGACACCGGAGCGCTTACGGATGAGGTTCGTGAGCGTGGAATTCGCATGTCTCCATTCAAACGGGTGGGTCAGCCCAAGGATATCGCTGATGTCGTCGCGTTTGTGGTGAGCGAAGAAGCCAGATGGCTGACGGGGCAGAATCTGCATGCGGGGGGTGGGATCACAAGGTAG